The following are encoded in a window of Fusarium oxysporum f. sp. lycopersici 4287 chromosome 5, whole genome shotgun sequence genomic DNA:
- a CDS encoding small nuclear ribonucleoprotein Sm D2, producing the protein MSTDPKIQELLSKSRNELTEYEIAQLEEHEFSAGPLSILQTAVRSHVQVLISIRNNRKLLARVKAFDRHCNMVLENVKEMWTETPRLANGKKGRPVNKDRFISKMFLRGDSVILVLLS; encoded by the exons ATGTCGACGGACCCCAAGATTCA GGAGCTTCTCAGCAAGTCGCGTAATGAACTCAC TGAGTACGAGATTGCCCAGCTAGAAGAACACGAGTTCTCTGCCGGCCCTCTATCTATCCTTCAGACGGCCGTTCGATCGCACGTGCAAGTGCTCATCTCCATCCGCAACAACCGTAAGCTCCTTGCGCGTGTCAAAGCCTTCGATCGCCATTGCAATATGGTGCTGGAGAATGTAAAGGAGATGTGGACAGAGACCCCTCGGTTAGCAAACGGGAAGAAGGGTCGCCCAGTGAACAAGGATCGATTCATCAGCAAGAT GTTCCTACGAGGCGATAGCGTCATTCTGGTTCTTCTCAGCTAA
- a CDS encoding dihydroxyacetone kinase: protein MSAKHFVNDPTHLVSSALHSLTLTNPSLALDPDFKVIYRRPDSNAKAQVSIISGGGSGHEPSFAGMVGQGMLSAAVAGTIFASPSAEQIRTAITSRVDTSKGVLVTVMNYTGDVLNFGMAVEKAKAAGLEVEMVVVGDDVGVGRAKAGKVGRRGIAGTVLVHKISGALAALGKPLDQVAKYAQLTADNLVSVGASLEHVHVPGRKVDTEGSLAADEVELGMGIHNEPGSGREKAELPDLVSKMLKQLLDTADKDRAFVDVNSKEVVLMINNLGGVSVLELGGITAEVASQLESNYSIRPVRILSGTFMTSLNGLGFSISLLNVVSPDFEAPSMIELLDAPSEVVGWSAPVQAGTWKTKNTNTRTGRAGATGDIKPSGLKTDPSAAQAVLKKGLQKVIDAEPEVTHYDTIVGDGDCGIGLKRGAEAILKHIDEQPLTGDVVVDLSSIVTIVETAMDGTSGALYAIFLNALVHALRELSPRHGLARSLGQGPQDE, encoded by the exons ATGTCAGCCAAACACTTTGTCAACGACCCAACCCACCTCGTCTCCTCAGCTCTCCATAGTCTCACCCTCACCAATCCGTCGCTCGCCCTAGATCCAGACTTCAAAGTCATCTATCGTCGTCCTGATTCCAATGCCAAAGCACAAGTGTCCATTATCTCAGGTGGTGGCTCCGGCCATGAGCCCTCCTTCGCCGGCATGGTGGGCCAAGGCATGCTCTCCGCAGCTGTAGCTGGAACCATCTTCGCATCTCCCTCAGCAGAACAAATACGTACAGCAATTACCTCTCGTGTCGATACATCAAAAGGCGTCCTGGTCACCGTAATGAACTATACCGGTGACGTCCTCAACTTTGGTATGGCTGTTgaaaaggccaaggctgcagggcttgaggttgagatggtGGTTGTTGGCGacgatgttggtgttggtcgTGCAAAGGCCGGAAAAGTTGGACGTCGTGGAATTGCAGGTACAGTTCTCGTTCACAAAATCTCAGGTGCCCTCGCAGCTCTAGGAAAGCCACTTGATCAGGTTGCCAAATATGCACAACTGACAGCAGACAACCTCGTCAGTGTGGGCGCCAGTCTTGAACATGTGCATGTCCCTGGGCGAAAGGTCGATACAGAGGGCAGTCTTGCGGCAGACGAGGTGGAGCTGGGAATGGGTATTCACAATGAACCCGGCTCTGGCCGTGAGAAGGCTGAACTACCTGATCTCGTAAGTAAAATGCTCAAGCAATTGCTCGACACCGCAGACAAGGATCGAGCTTTTGTGGACGTTAATTCCAAAGAAGTTGTTCTCATGATCAACAACCTGGGAGGAGTCAGCGTTCTTGAGCTGGGCGGCATCACTGCAGAAGTTGCGAGTCAGCTTGAGTCAAATTACAGTATCCGGCCCGTGAGAATACTCAGTGGAACATTCATGACCAGTCTGAACGGTCTCGGCTTCAGCATTTCCCTTCTTAATGTGGTTTCGCCTGATTTCGAAGCTCCAAGCATGATTGAATTGCTTGATGCTCCCAGTGAGGTGGTTGGATGGTCCGCACCCGTTCAGGCCGGCACCTGGAAAACCAAGAATACCAATACAAGAACAGGCCGCGCTGGTGCTACAGGGGATATCAAGCCTAGTGGTCTGAAAACAGACCCTAGTGCCGCGCAAGCAGTATTGAAGAAGGGCCTGCAAAAAGTGATTGATGCCGAGCCAGAGGTCACCCATTACGATACCATCGTCGGAGATGGCGATTGTGGAATCGGGTTGAAACGAGGCGCTGAAG CAATCCTTAAGCACATTGATGAGCAACCTCTTACCGGCGACGTTGTGGTGGATCTCTCGTCAATTGTAACAATCGTGGAAACAGCCATGGATGGAACCTCTGGGGCTCTATAtgccatcttcctcaacgccTTGGTTCATGCTCTTCGTGAGCTGTCACCCCGGCACGGCCTCGCCCGAAGTCTGGGCCAAGGCCCTCAAGATGAGTAG